From Chryseobacterium sp. IHB B 17019, one genomic window encodes:
- a CDS encoding phosphoribosyltransferase family protein encodes MNKRYSLHHIHSADKFTFSPAEYSYFKYGDKSYAEKFAKELFEGFISGHEEILNTDKEIVVLPSPYMAIPTASNFLCFYFKKQLDYYLFQKGKKSSILSKINRNHTYTTDYGNLSFEDRKNLIANDTYYLDKDFLKGKLCIFIDDIKITGSHEYTVNKILKQYNVEGEFLFMYYAELMNFDIDPKIENYFNYYAVKNIEHIAEVMVRPSFQFNTRIVKYILGLESSNFEYLSSKVKKEQMEHLLELAISNNYHLIKEYENNINTLTQTELYYGY; translated from the coding sequence ATGAATAAAAGATACAGCTTACACCACATTCATTCGGCGGATAAGTTCACTTTTTCACCCGCAGAATACAGCTATTTTAAGTATGGCGATAAGTCGTATGCAGAGAAATTTGCGAAAGAATTGTTTGAAGGATTTATTTCCGGGCACGAAGAAATTTTAAATACGGATAAAGAAATTGTGGTTTTGCCAAGCCCGTACATGGCAATTCCTACGGCTTCTAATTTTTTATGTTTTTACTTTAAAAAGCAGCTGGATTATTATTTATTTCAAAAAGGAAAAAAATCCAGCATTTTATCAAAGATTAACAGAAATCATACTTATACAACAGATTATGGAAATCTGAGTTTTGAAGACCGTAAAAATTTGATAGCCAATGATACTTATTATCTTGATAAAGACTTTTTAAAGGGAAAACTTTGTATTTTTATAGACGATATCAAAATCACGGGAAGTCATGAGTACACTGTGAATAAAATTTTAAAGCAATATAACGTTGAAGGCGAATTTTTATTCATGTATTATGCAGAATTGATGAATTTTGATATTGACCCGAAGATTGAAAACTATTTTAATTATTATGCAGTGAAAAATATAGAACACATTGCAGAAGTAATGGTAAGGCCAAGTTTTCAGTTTAATACAAGGATTGTAAAATATATTTTAGGCCTGGAATCAAGTAATTTTGAATATCTTTCGTCTAAAGTAAAAAAGGAACAGATGGAACATCTTCTGGAACTGGCGATCAGTAACAATTATCATTTAATAAAAGAATACGAAAATAACATTAATACATTAACGCAAACTGAATTATATTATGGCTATTAA
- a CDS encoding TerD family protein — MAINLQKGQRENINAPKFTVGLGWDINNTSTGTAFDLDASLFLLGENKKLVSDNHFIFYNNLESPDKAVIHSGDNLTGDGAGDDEQIKIDLTKIDPAVAEITVVVTIHDADARKQNFGQVRNSFIRIFNTDTNEELLKYELDEDFSIETAVEFGRIYNRNGEWKFEAVGSGQREGLEKFVSIYQ, encoded by the coding sequence ATGGCTATTAACTTACAGAAAGGACAGAGAGAAAATATAAATGCACCAAAATTCACAGTGGGTTTAGGTTGGGATATCAACAATACATCAACGGGAACCGCTTTTGATCTGGATGCATCTTTATTTTTGTTGGGTGAAAATAAAAAGTTAGTTTCTGATAATCACTTTATATTTTACAACAATCTTGAATCTCCGGACAAAGCAGTGATCCACTCGGGTGATAATTTGACGGGTGACGGTGCAGGAGATGATGAACAGATTAAAATTGATTTAACTAAAATAGACCCTGCAGTAGCGGAAATTACAGTGGTAGTAACAATCCACGATGCAGACGCAAGAAAGCAGAACTTCGGGCAGGTAAGAAATTCTTTCATCAGAATCTTCAATACAGATACGAATGAAGAGCTTTTAAAGTATGAATTAGACGAAGATTTCTCCATCGAAACAGCAGTAGAATTCGGAAGAATCTACAACAGAAACGGAGAATGGAAATTCGAAGCAGTAGGATCAGGACAGAGAGAAGGTCTTGAGAAATTTGTATCAATTTATCAATAA
- a CDS encoding toxic anion resistance protein: protein MDNQSNQPIDPLQPIEPLKTFEPAQPSQPAQGTAPVLVDRDGNVNLNQLQVEERQKYEAMANAIDETNPGSIVNFGADLQKTLANQSDSFLGNVRRSNSGEVGELINNLLVELNYVDVDEINNKNPVKGFLSRLPFMKKMMTQVENLFAKYDKIVNNIDQISHKVNAGIITSSKDNAVLQTIFDSNINSIKQIEDLVIAGNLRMEKAAQELAEMETNPQSYADYQIADKRDFIARLDRRLADLKVVRLIMMQSLPQIRLVQNNNVSIAEKAQTILTTTLPVWKNQLSLAVAMHRQQQNIEIQQKVSSTTEEILRKNAERLGQNSRNVAKANEQTIVSAETLRETTTMLINTLNEVKQIQKQGAENRRKLDQDLQTLEHELKANIRS, encoded by the coding sequence ATGGATAACCAATCTAATCAACCCATTGACCCGCTTCAGCCTATTGAGCCTCTTAAAACCTTTGAACCAGCCCAACCGAGCCAGCCGGCTCAGGGAACAGCTCCGGTTCTTGTGGATAGAGACGGAAATGTAAATCTAAACCAATTACAGGTAGAAGAGCGTCAGAAATATGAAGCGATGGCGAATGCTATCGACGAAACAAACCCTGGATCTATCGTGAATTTCGGGGCAGACCTTCAGAAAACTTTGGCCAACCAGAGTGACAGTTTCTTAGGAAATGTAAGAAGATCAAATTCCGGTGAAGTAGGAGAATTGATTAATAATTTATTAGTCGAATTAAACTATGTGGACGTTGATGAAATCAACAACAAAAATCCTGTAAAAGGTTTTTTAAGCAGATTGCCTTTTATGAAGAAAATGATGACGCAGGTAGAAAATCTTTTCGCTAAATATGATAAAATCGTTAATAATATTGACCAGATTTCGCATAAAGTAAACGCAGGAATTATCACTTCTTCTAAAGATAATGCTGTTCTACAGACGATTTTTGACAGCAATATAAATTCCATCAAGCAAATTGAAGATCTTGTGATTGCAGGAAATTTAAGAATGGAAAAAGCAGCTCAGGAATTGGCGGAAATGGAAACAAATCCTCAAAGCTATGCTGATTATCAGATTGCAGACAAGAGAGATTTCATTGCAAGGCTGGACAGGAGGTTGGCAGATCTTAAAGTCGTTCGTCTGATCATGATGCAGTCTCTTCCGCAGATCAGATTGGTGCAGAATAACAACGTTTCGATTGCTGAAAAAGCGCAGACGATTTTAACAACAACATTACCGGTTTGGAAAAACCAGCTTTCTCTGGCGGTTGCGATGCACAGACAGCAGCAGAATATTGAAATTCAGCAGAAAGTATCTTCTACAACAGAAGAAATTTTGAGAAAAAATGCAGAACGTTTGGGTCAGAATTCAAGAAATGTTGCCAAAGCGAACGAACAAACCATTGTGTCTGCCGAAACATTGAGAGAAACAACAACTATGTTGATCAATACGTTGAATGAAGTAAAACAGATTCAAAAACAAGGCGCGGAAAACAGAAGAAAGCTGGATCAGGATCTTCAGACATTGGAACATGAATTAAAAGCAAATATCAGAAGTTAA
- a CDS encoding TerD family protein, with protein sequence MAINLQKGQRINLTKENGTALTQACVGINWGAIEKKGFFGGVTREAVDLDGSCILYDSNKNATEIIYFGNLKSKNGSVRHSGDDLTGDVNGDDGLDNEVITVDFSNLEPSVEHVALVLNSYKGQDFGTIPFASIRIYEGTPTNVREVFAKYDIANDASFKGHVAMVMGVFYKRNNEWKFNAIGDPTKDKKLQETIETVKNNYL encoded by the coding sequence ATGGCTATTAATTTACAGAAAGGTCAAAGAATTAACCTTACGAAGGAAAACGGGACAGCTCTTACACAGGCTTGTGTGGGAATCAACTGGGGAGCAATCGAGAAAAAAGGTTTTTTCGGTGGAGTTACGAGGGAAGCGGTGGATTTGGATGGAAGCTGTATTTTATATGATTCCAACAAGAATGCGACTGAAATCATTTATTTTGGAAACCTTAAATCTAAAAACGGTTCTGTAAGACACAGCGGCGATGATTTAACAGGTGATGTGAATGGTGACGACGGTCTTGATAACGAAGTAATCACAGTGGATTTCAGCAATCTTGAACCCAGTGTAGAACACGTTGCTTTGGTTTTGAATAGCTATAAAGGCCAGGATTTTGGGACAATTCCTTTTGCATCGATCAGAATCTATGAAGGAACTCCAACGAATGTAAGAGAAGTTTTTGCAAAGTACGACATTGCAAACGACGCATCTTTCAAAGGCCATGTTGCGATGGTAATGGGAGTTTTCTACAAGAGAAACAACGAGTGGAAATTCAACGCAATTGGTGACCCTACAAAAGACAAAAAATTACAGGAAACAATTGAAACTGTAAAAAATAATTATTTATAA
- a CDS encoding TerC family protein produces MGQNTSILDLHPGLVWGFAITVVIMLLLDLGVFNKKSHEVSSKEATIWSIVWISLSMVFSGVVYWVYNSDLGPDSHAIAVEKFTQYQAAYWIEKALSVDNLFVFILVFGFFKVPKHLHHKVLFWGIIGALVFRAIFIFAGVGLINLTYLPEMNVFGHPVKINIVMTLFGLFLVYAGIKSWGEGEEDDNEDFGDTPGAKLVKRFWKVSDNYDGDKFFTIQNGIKMATPLLVVVAVIEFTDVLFAVDSIPAIFAISNDPFILYTSNIFAILGLRSLYFLLANFIHMFSKLPYGLAIILAFIGVKMLIAPWIHIPSPISLGIVGGVLVISVLLSVMFPEKVTGDNEKDKIED; encoded by the coding sequence GTGGGACAAAATACTAGTATTTTAGATCTTCATCCAGGGTTGGTTTGGGGATTTGCGATAACGGTCGTTATCATGTTGCTCCTGGATTTAGGGGTTTTTAACAAAAAAAGTCATGAAGTTTCTTCCAAAGAAGCTACTATCTGGTCAATTGTCTGGATCTCGCTGTCAATGGTTTTTTCGGGCGTCGTGTATTGGGTTTACAATTCAGACTTAGGCCCGGACAGTCATGCGATTGCGGTGGAAAAATTCACGCAGTACCAGGCAGCTTACTGGATTGAGAAGGCGCTCTCGGTGGATAATTTATTTGTATTTATCCTCGTTTTTGGCTTCTTTAAAGTTCCTAAGCATCTGCATCACAAGGTTCTTTTCTGGGGAATTATTGGAGCGTTGGTTTTCAGGGCGATCTTTATTTTTGCGGGAGTTGGGCTTATCAACCTTACTTATCTTCCTGAAATGAACGTTTTCGGACACCCGGTTAAAATCAATATCGTAATGACTCTCTTTGGATTATTCCTTGTCTATGCCGGAATTAAATCCTGGGGTGAAGGTGAAGAAGATGATAATGAAGACTTTGGTGATACACCCGGAGCAAAGCTTGTAAAAAGATTCTGGAAAGTTTCGGATAATTATGATGGTGATAAGTTTTTCACTATCCAGAACGGAATCAAAATGGCAACACCACTATTGGTTGTGGTTGCTGTAATTGAGTTTACAGACGTACTTTTCGCGGTAGACTCCATTCCTGCGATCTTTGCGATTTCAAATGACCCGTTTATCCTTTATACATCGAATATTTTCGCGATTTTAGGGCTTAGATCATTGTACTTCTTACTTGCAAATTTCATTCACATGTTCAGCAAGCTTCCTTATGGTTTGGCAATTATCCTTGCTTTTATTGGAGTTAAAATGTTAATTGCACCGTGGATCCATATTCCATCGCCTATTTCATTAGGAATTGTGGGAGGAGTATTGGTAATTTCGGTTCTTTTATCTGTGATGTTCCCGGAAAAAGTAACCGGCGATAATGAAAAAGATAAAATAGAAGATTAA
- a CDS encoding catalase: MPSPLKYNKKFDALTDEEKELLEINKKSIADFVEQSPSVSDVNYATRNAHAKTYAVSKGEFLIDKKVPEELQPFFDKEKYDLIIRFSNAHLKINRGKKDIPAYGFAVKIKDENGDLIANFPLVNFPLFPINSVSTFLKLFTSVNRFFVKKWSSFSLMLQIIKVIPSTFTGSFLKNIFKLWRKRNDFILSFNYHSVGVYRLGDFMIKIKLKPNSVDRNFGKKLKVKDALENYLQNNDFTADVLIQICYDEKNQPINQLNVEWKNSPYLKIGEIKIEKNSLLNPNACENELLSFNPFDSKPFFQPVGKIQKLRDEAYKVSMQTRLKINKLLKYR; encoded by the coding sequence ATGCCAAGTCCACTAAAATATAATAAGAAATTTGATGCGCTGACCGATGAGGAAAAAGAACTCCTTGAAATCAACAAAAAAAGTATTGCCGATTTTGTTGAACAGTCGCCTTCCGTGAGTGATGTGAATTATGCAACCCGAAATGCTCACGCAAAAACATATGCCGTTTCAAAGGGTGAATTTTTAATCGATAAGAAAGTTCCGGAAGAGCTGCAGCCGTTTTTTGATAAAGAAAAATATGATTTGATTATCCGGTTTTCTAATGCACATCTTAAAATCAACAGAGGCAAAAAAGATATTCCCGCTTATGGTTTTGCAGTGAAAATAAAAGATGAAAACGGAGATCTGATCGCCAACTTTCCATTGGTTAATTTTCCATTATTCCCGATAAATTCTGTGAGTACTTTCCTGAAGTTATTTACTTCCGTTAATAGGTTTTTTGTAAAAAAATGGAGCTCATTTTCGTTGATGCTTCAGATTATAAAAGTTATTCCTTCCACTTTTACAGGATCTTTTTTAAAGAATATTTTTAAGCTTTGGAGAAAAAGAAACGATTTTATTTTATCATTTAATTATCATTCAGTTGGAGTTTACCGTCTTGGGGATTTTATGATAAAAATTAAACTTAAGCCAAACTCTGTTGACAGAAATTTTGGAAAGAAATTAAAGGTAAAGGATGCTCTTGAAAATTATTTACAAAATAATGATTTTACTGCAGATGTTTTAATACAAATTTGTTATGATGAAAAAAATCAGCCAATCAATCAGCTGAATGTTGAATGGAAAAATTCTCCATATCTTAAAATTGGTGAAATAAAGATTGAAAAAAATTCCCTTTTGAACCCAAATGCCTGTGAAAACGAACTGCTTTCATTTAATCCTTTCGACAGTAAACCTTTCTTTCAGCCTGTAGGAAAAATCCAGAAACTGCGTGATGAAGCGTATAAGGTTTCGATGCAGACAAGGCTTAAAATCAATAAGCTTTTGAAATACAGGTAA
- a CDS encoding FKBP-type peptidyl-prolyl cis-trans isomerase, which yields MGVADMLFKRKKELAEKNLNDGKEYMEEYGKRESVVTLPSGLQYEIITEGNGEKPGPKSTVKCHYHGTTISGKVFDSSVKRGTPASFPLNRVIAGWTEALQLMPVGSKWRLIIPPHLAYGDQQISKEIGPNSTLVFEVELLEIK from the coding sequence ATGGGAGTAGCAGATATGTTATTTAAACGTAAAAAAGAATTGGCAGAAAAAAACCTGAATGACGGTAAAGAATATATGGAAGAATATGGCAAAAGAGAAAGTGTGGTTACTTTGCCGAGCGGTTTGCAATACGAAATCATCACGGAAGGCAACGGTGAAAAGCCGGGACCAAAATCTACCGTAAAATGCCATTATCACGGAACTACAATTTCGGGAAAAGTTTTTGACAGCTCCGTAAAAAGAGGAACACCTGCATCTTTCCCTCTGAACAGGGTAATTGCAGGATGGACAGAAGCTCTTCAGCTAATGCCTGTAGGCAGCAAATGGAGATTAATTATCCCTCCGCATCTGGCTTACGGCGATCAACAAATCAGCAAAGAAATCGGACCAAACAGTACGCTTGTTTTCGAAGTGGAATTGTTGGAAATAAAATAA
- a CDS encoding Rrf2 family transcriptional regulator — translation MNNTRFATAIHIMTLLAQSPHEWLTSEWIAGSINVNPVIVRKEMSVLKQAGLIISRQGKEGGCQLAKNADVISISDIYLAIKNTEVLGKKNNNPNPACSVGKEINNHLNTLFSETDKLVLKFLSNKSLKEFSDQFK, via the coding sequence ATGAACAACACAAGATTTGCTACGGCAATACATATCATGACCCTATTGGCACAAAGTCCCCATGAATGGCTGACTTCCGAATGGATTGCAGGTAGTATTAACGTAAATCCCGTGATTGTCCGTAAAGAAATGAGTGTTCTAAAACAAGCGGGTCTTATTATAAGCAGACAAGGAAAGGAAGGAGGATGCCAATTGGCGAAAAATGCTGATGTAATAAGTATTTCGGATATTTATTTAGCAATAAAAAACACAGAAGTTTTAGGAAAAAAAAATAATAACCCAAATCCAGCTTGTAGCGTTGGGAAAGAGATCAACAATCATCTAAATACATTATTTTCTGAAACAGATAAGTTGGTTTTAAAGTTTTTAAGTAATAAATCATTGAAAGAATTCAGTGATCAGTTCAAATAA
- a CDS encoding NAD(P)-dependent oxidoreductase: MKKVAVIGATGFVGTEVVNELLNRGYEVEAIVRDASKVQQKDKVTAKSVDVNNIDELAGALQGTDAVISAFNAGWTNPNLYEDFLNGSINIEKAVEKSGVKRLITVGGAGSLYIDGNQLVDSPEFPAEYKPGATAARDYLNKIKENKTLDWTFFSPAIEMNAGNPGERTGKYRTALESPVFDDNGRSVLSVEDVAVALVDELEQNNHIRQRFTAAY; this comes from the coding sequence ATGAAAAAAGTAGCAGTAATCGGTGCGACAGGATTTGTGGGAACAGAGGTAGTAAATGAATTATTAAACAGGGGCTATGAAGTGGAAGCGATCGTAAGGGATGCCTCAAAAGTTCAACAGAAAGACAAAGTAACGGCAAAAAGTGTTGATGTAAACAATATTGATGAATTGGCTGGTGCTTTACAGGGAACTGATGCCGTAATCAGTGCATTCAATGCAGGCTGGACAAATCCGAATTTGTATGAAGATTTCTTAAATGGTTCTATTAATATTGAGAAAGCAGTTGAGAAATCGGGTGTTAAAAGATTGATTACCGTTGGAGGAGCGGGAAGTCTTTACATCGACGGAAATCAATTGGTAGATTCCCCGGAATTCCCTGCAGAATACAAGCCCGGAGCAACAGCAGCAAGGGATTATCTGAATAAAATTAAAGAGAATAAAACCTTAGACTGGACTTTTTTCAGTCCCGCCATCGAAATGAATGCCGGAAATCCCGGCGAAAGAACCGGAAAATACAGAACAGCTCTGGAAAGTCCCGTGTTTGATGATAATGGAAGAAGTGTACTTTCTGTAGAAGATGTTGCAGTGGCTCTGGTAGATGAATTGGAGCAAAATAATCATATTCGCCAGCGTTTTACCGCGGCTTACTAA
- a CDS encoding GLPGLI family protein → MKIKFSILLMCLMIFANAQTVDKNVNRFFYKHTFKPKKDSATLDSAIAILDINEKKSIYKDYTFSLVKEDTILQSELKKIERTKEFPDFAKIIKKPKFTYEIVKIYPQMKQQFIDDISMEGQYGYESNLKFKWDILPENEVIGEYKVQKATTEFGGRKWVAWFSKDIPFQDGPYKFCGLPGLIVKIEDSEKNYAWTLMGNKKVEDEWRKQSPVKIVTKERFDKAQNEFKANPLKEQMAEIQQVPSELLNTMKMPGSNSTIGEYLKKQENFVKEIYNRIDNPIEKQ, encoded by the coding sequence ATGAAAATAAAGTTTTCCATACTATTGATGTGTTTGATGATTTTTGCCAATGCGCAGACAGTTGATAAAAATGTAAACCGTTTCTTTTATAAACATACATTTAAGCCTAAGAAAGATTCAGCAACTTTAGATTCGGCAATTGCTATTCTGGATATTAATGAGAAAAAGTCGATTTATAAAGATTATACCTTTTCCTTAGTAAAAGAAGATACAATTCTGCAATCAGAGCTGAAAAAAATAGAGAGAACAAAAGAATTTCCAGATTTTGCAAAAATTATAAAGAAGCCTAAATTCACCTATGAAATTGTAAAAATTTATCCTCAGATGAAACAACAGTTTATAGATGATATAAGCATGGAGGGACAATATGGTTATGAAAGTAATTTGAAATTTAAGTGGGATATTTTACCTGAAAATGAGGTAATAGGCGAATACAAAGTCCAAAAGGCAACTACAGAATTCGGAGGTAGAAAATGGGTAGCTTGGTTTAGTAAAGATATACCTTTTCAAGATGGACCTTATAAGTTTTGCGGACTTCCTGGTTTGATAGTGAAGATAGAAGATTCAGAAAAAAACTATGCATGGACATTAATGGGGAATAAAAAAGTTGAAGATGAATGGAGAAAACAAAGTCCAGTTAAAATAGTGACAAAAGAGCGTTTTGATAAAGCACAAAATGAATTTAAAGCTAATCCTCTCAAAGAACAGATGGCAGAAATTCAACAAGTACCTTCTGAATTATTAAATACGATGAAGATGCCGGGATCTAACAGTACAATAGGGGAATATCTTAAAAAACAGGAAAACTTTGTTAAGGAAATCTATAATAGAATTGATAATCCGATTGAAAAACAATAA
- a CDS encoding M23 family metallopeptidase, translating into MKKFLSSKRNVNLLLGGLLLVVFAQAIFIAKLYSSKDDKSYEVNLVKINTERDSVDYLKMKTDLTLVDQTVAQLNSFLKSKDVSSEKIMALSQDSISNSVYLAKQANRYSQYLMDLQNKLMQVPLGMPTDGYISSNFGVRKNPIPFKTVFASVKSNTTAESKPVAVAAAPKPEVKAEPVEKFIEITDSYGEKRQVKVMVTPKANPTPAAPAPTANSTTKAVATNTSNKPAEKNNPPAEADQMQFHKGLDIAVPFGSDVRAAAAGTVIFSGQKGGYGNCVIVSHGNGLATLYGHLSQLVVKANDKVKVGQTIAKSGNSGRSTGPHLHYEVHKNNTPVNPKLFMNL; encoded by the coding sequence ATGAAGAAATTTCTAAGCAGCAAAAGGAACGTAAATCTCCTTCTAGGAGGGCTTTTACTAGTAGTTTTTGCACAAGCCATTTTCATAGCAAAGCTGTACTCTTCAAAAGATGACAAGAGCTATGAGGTAAATCTTGTAAAAATAAACACTGAAAGAGACAGTGTGGATTACTTAAAAATGAAAACAGATCTTACTTTAGTGGATCAGACTGTAGCTCAGCTGAACTCTTTCCTAAAATCTAAAGATGTTTCCAGCGAGAAAATAATGGCTTTGAGCCAGGACAGTATTTCAAATTCCGTTTATCTGGCAAAACAAGCAAACCGATACAGCCAGTATCTGATGGATCTTCAAAATAAGCTGATGCAGGTTCCTTTGGGAATGCCGACTGACGGATATATATCATCCAATTTCGGAGTGAGAAAGAACCCGATTCCGTTTAAAACCGTTTTTGCATCTGTAAAATCAAATACTACTGCGGAATCCAAGCCGGTCGCTGTTGCCGCTGCTCCGAAACCGGAAGTAAAAGCTGAACCGGTAGAAAAATTCATAGAAATAACCGACAGCTATGGAGAAAAGAGACAGGTAAAGGTAATGGTAACACCAAAAGCAAATCCGACACCGGCTGCTCCTGCTCCAACTGCAAATTCAACAACAAAAGCTGTTGCTACTAATACTTCCAATAAACCTGCGGAAAAAAACAATCCACCTGCGGAAGCTGATCAGATGCAATTCCATAAAGGATTGGATATTGCTGTTCCTTTCGGATCTGACGTAAGGGCCGCCGCCGCCGGAACCGTAATTTTCTCAGGACAAAAAGGCGGTTACGGAAATTGTGTGATTGTTTCTCACGGAAATGGATTGGCAACGCTTTACGGGCATTTATCTCAGCTTGTTGTAAAGGCGAATGATAAAGTGAAAGTTGGGCAAACTATTGCAAAATCAGGGAATTCCGGACGTTCTACTGGTCCGCATCTTCATTATGAAGTACACAAAAACAATACTCCAGTGAACCCGAAGCTGTTTATGAATCTTTAA
- a CDS encoding NAD(P)H-dependent glycerol-3-phosphate dehydrogenase, whose product MAKKKTNTESNPKKNRTDVSVGVVGSGSFATAIVKMLVENCKVVHWCVRSEFVKGAIELRGHNPTYLTAATFNLKNLKLTTDINELVSACDIVVLATPSIYLSDTLDKMTCDYKDKIFVSAIKGIIPKVNDVVAHYLRDEFKIGFRNQAVIAGPCHAEEVAMERLSYLTIATVEDETSQKLVDIFNSDFIKVHSSKDILGNEYSAILKNIFAIGAGIASGLGYGDNFTAVFVSNAIREMEAFLESIYEAPRDVNESAYLGDLLVTAYSLFSRNRNLGNLIGKGYTVKSAIQSMNMVAEGYYAADSIYKTAKEKGLKLPIIDTIYGILYEGKNAEKQFKKLTTKLN is encoded by the coding sequence ATGGCTAAAAAGAAAACGAATACAGAATCGAATCCGAAAAAAAACAGGACTGATGTTTCCGTAGGTGTTGTAGGAAGCGGAAGTTTCGCGACTGCTATCGTAAAAATGCTTGTCGAAAACTGTAAAGTGGTGCATTGGTGTGTAAGAAGTGAGTTTGTAAAGGGAGCCATAGAGCTTCGCGGTCACAACCCGACTTACCTTACGGCCGCTACTTTCAACCTTAAAAATTTAAAGCTGACTACAGATATCAATGAATTGGTTTCTGCTTGCGATATTGTTGTTTTAGCAACACCATCTATCTATCTTTCAGATACTTTGGATAAAATGACTTGTGATTATAAAGATAAAATCTTCGTTTCTGCCATTAAAGGAATTATTCCTAAAGTGAATGATGTAGTGGCTCATTATTTAAGAGATGAATTTAAAATTGGTTTCAGGAATCAGGCGGTTATTGCAGGGCCTTGTCACGCAGAAGAGGTTGCGATGGAAAGACTTTCTTACCTTACCATTGCCACTGTGGAAGATGAAACTTCACAGAAATTAGTTGATATCTTTAATTCTGATTTTATTAAAGTCCATTCCAGCAAAGATATTTTAGGGAATGAGTACAGTGCGATTCTAAAAAATATTTTCGCCATTGGAGCGGGTATCGCAAGTGGTTTAGGCTATGGAGACAACTTTACGGCTGTTTTTGTTTCAAACGCGATCCGTGAAATGGAAGCTTTTCTGGAATCCATCTACGAAGCACCGAGAGATGTTAACGAAAGTGCCTATTTAGGGGATTTATTGGTAACGGCTTATTCATTGTTTTCAAGAAACAGAAATTTAGGAAACCTTATCGGAAAAGGGTATACCGTAAAATCTGCAATCCAGTCGATGAACATGGTAGCAGAAGGATATTATGCAGCCGATTCAATTTATAAAACAGCTAAGGAAAAAGGCCTTAAATTA